The genomic region TGGGAGCACCCGACGATCGCCGGAATCAGCGCGGCCCTGCTCGATGGGGCCGCGCCACGGGCCGCTGACGCCGTCCCGCCCGCGGCGTCAGCGGCCCCGCAAGCCACCGAGCCGATCGCGGTGGTCGGCCTCGGCTGCCGCCTGCCCGGCGGGGTCGACGGCCCGGAAGCCTTCTGGGACCTGCTCTCCAGCGGTCGCGAGGTCATCTCCGAGGTGCCCGAGCAGCGCTGGGCCGGGCACGCCGGTTCGCCGGAGGCGGCCGAGGTGCTGGCCCGCACCACCCGCTGGGGCGGCTACCTGACCGACATCACCGGCTTCGACGCCGACTTCTTCGGCATCAGCCCGCGCGAGGCGGCGGGAATGGATCCGCAGCAACGACTTCTGCTGGAGGTCAGCTGGGAAGCCTTGGAGCACGCCGGGATCGCGCCCGCCGGGCTGCGCGGCAGCCGGACCGGGGTGTTCGTCGGCATCAGCGGCAACGAGTACGGGCAGCTGGCGATCAGCGAGGCCGAGCGGATCGACGCCTGGAGCGGCACCGGCGCGGCGCTGAGCATCGCGGCCAACCGGCTCTCCTACGTGCTGGACCTGCGCGGGCCCAGCGTCGCGGTGGACAGCGCCTGCTCCTCCTCGCTGGTCGCGGTGCACCTGGCCGTGCAGAGCCTGCGCGCGGGCGAGAGCGAGGTGGCGCTGGCCGGTGGGGTGAACCTGTTGCTGGGCCCCGGTGTCACGGTCAACTTCGACCAGATGGGCGTCACCTCGCCGGATGGCCGGTGCCGGGCTTTCGACGCCGCGGCCAACGGCATGGTCCGGGCCGAGGGCGCTGGCGTGGTGGTGCTCAAGCGCCTGGCCGACGCCCGGCGGGACGGGGACCGGGTGCTCGCGGTGCTGCGCGGCTCGGCGGTCAACTCCGACGGCCGGTCCAACGGCATCACCGCGCCCAACCCGGAGGCCCAGGAAGCCCTGCTGCGCACGGCTTATGCCAACGCGGGCATCGCACCGTCCGAAGTGGACTACGTGGAGGCGCACGGCACCGGCACGCTGCTCGGCGACCCGATCGAGGCTGGTTCGCTGGGCGCGGTGCTCGGCGCGGACCGCGATCCCGGCGCGCCGCTGCTGATCGGGTCGGTGAAGACCAACGTGGGCCACCTGGAGGCCGCGGCAGGCATCACCGGGCTGATCAAGGTGGTGCTGTCGCTGGCCAACGACGCCATCCCGGCCAGCCTGCACTTCACCGAGCCCAACCCGCACATCCCGTTCGACCGGCTCGGCCTGGCGGTGGCCGCCGAGTCCCAGCCGTGGCCGCGTCAGGACCGCCCGGCCCGCGCCGGAGTCTCCGGTTTCGGGTTCGGCGGCACCAACGCGCACGTGATCGTCGAGGAGGTAGCCGCGACTGCCTCCGTTTCGACGGTGGAGGGGCCGGACGGCTACCTGTTGTCCGGCCCCTCTCCAGAACGCATCCGGGACAGCGCGGGACGGCTGGCCGAGTGGCTGGCCACCGCGCCGGCCGAGCTCGGCGTGGTCCGCGATGCGCTGCACCGGCGGTTCGCCGGGCCGAGCCGGGCGCTGGTCACCGCCGAGAACAAGGCGGAACTGCTGGAGGGCTTGCGCACGCTGGCGGCAGGCCGGGTCGCGCCGAACATCGCGGTGAGCCGGGGTGACCGGCTCGGCGCCGGGGTGGTGTGGGTGTTCTCCGGGCACGGCTCGCAGTGGGCGGGCATGGGCGCGGAGCTGCTGGCCACCGAACCGGTGTTCGCCGACGCACTGTCCGAAGTGGACGAACTGGTGCGCGCGGCGGCCGGGTTCTCGCCACTGGAGCTGTTGTCTGCCAAGGCCGAGCTGAACGGTTTCGCCGTGGTGCAGCCGACCCTGTTCGCGGTGCAGGTGGCCCTGGCCGAGCTGTGGCGTGCTGCCGGGGTGCGGCCGGACGCGGTGATCGGGCACTCGGTGGGCGAGGTGGCCGCGGCCGTGGTGAGCGGCGCGCTGTCGCTGGCCGACGGGGTGCGGGTGGTCACCGCGCGGTCCCGGCTGGCCGCGGAACTGGCTCAGCCGGGGGTGATGGCCGCGCTGGAGCTGCGCGCGGACGAGCTGCCCGAGCTGGCCACTGGACTGTCCGATGTGGACATCGCGGTGCGGAACGCGCCCGGCCAGACCGTGGTCGCCGGACCGGCGGCGGCGGTGACCGAGCTGGTGGCGCGGGTGGAGGCCAGCGGGCGGATGGCCCGGCTGGTCAAGGTGGACGTGGCCAGCCACTCCGCCATGGTCGAGCCGGTGCTGCCCGCGCTGGCCGCCGAGCTGCGCGGCCTGCGCGGCCGCAAGCCGGAGATCCCCTTCTACAGCACGGTGTCCGAGCAGCCGAAGTTCGACTCCGGTTACTGGGTGGCCAACCTGCGGCAGCCGGTGCGCTTCGCCGAGGCGGTCTCCCGTGCGCTGGCCGACGGGTACGGCGTGTTCCTGGAGATCGCCCCGCATCCGGTGCTGGCCCAGGCGATCACCGAGACCGCGCGGGCCGAGGAGGCCGATCCGGTGGTGCTGGCCAGCCTGCGCCGCCAGGAGCCGGAACGCAGGCAGCTGCGGCACGAGCTGGGCCGGTTGCGCCTGGCCGGGCATCCGCTGCCCAAGGCCGGGGGCGGGTTCGCCGAACTGCCCACCACGCCCTGGCGGCACCAGCCGTACTGGGTCGCGCCGAGCCGCCGCCGCGGCGGTGCCACGGCGGGACATCCGTTGCTGGGTACGCACCTGGAGCTGCCGGAGGACGGTCGGCACCTGTGGTCGGCCGAGGTCGGGCTGGAGGCGCTGCCCTGGCTGACCGACCACCGGGTGGACGACGTGCCGGTGCTGCCGGGCGTGGCCTACGCCGAGATCGCGCTGTCCGCGGCGAGCGCGGCCTTCGGGCTGCCGGTCGGGCAGGTGCAGGCCAGCGACGTGGCGCTGCACCGGCCGCTGGCGCTGGGCGCGCGCACCGGACTGACCACGGTGCTGATCCCCGGCGGCGGGCTGCGCGGCCTGGTCAACATCTACAGCCGGGCCGAGGACGACAGCTGGACGCTGCACGCCACCGCCAAGGTGGCCGCGGCCGAACCGGCGGAGGCCAGGCTGGAGCCCTTCGACGGCTCGGACCTGTTGTCCGGCCCGGGAATCGAGCGGGCCGAGCTGTACCGGCGGCTGCGCGCCCTCGGCCAGCAGCACGGCCCGGCCTTCGCCGGGGTGACCGAGGTGCACGCCACCGGCGACGGCACCGCCGCGGCCAGCGTGGTGCTGCCCGAGCAGGCCCCGCCGAACTCGCGGTTCGCCGCGCACCCCGCGGTGCTGGACTCCTGCCTGCAGGTGCTCGGCGCGGCGCTGCCACCGGTGGCGGACAACGAGCTGCACCTGCCGATGGAGTTCGGCGCGGTGCGGGTCTACGGCGAGGTCAGCCAGGGCGGCCTGTGCCAGGTCCGGGTCTCCGGCGAGGGGGGCGGCGTGCTGGCCGACGTCCAGCTCAGCGATCCGGACGGCAGGCTGGTGCTGGAGATCAACGGCGTGTTCGTGCGCAAGGTGCGCCGGGCCGAGCTGACCGTGCCGCTGGGCGAGCTGCTGCTGGAAACGGTGTGGCAGCGCGCCGATCTGCCGCCCGCCCCGGTGGGCGGGACCAGCGGCACCTGGCTGGTGATCGGCGAGGACGACCGGCTGGTCTGCGACCTGGCCGACGGCCTCGCCGCCTCCGGCAGGCACCCGATCCTGCTGTCCACTGTGGACATCACCGCCGAGCTGCTGGCCGAGGTGCTGGACCAGGCGGCACCGGCCGGAATCGTGCTGGTGCAACCGGATCCGGACGGCCCGGAAGGCCTGGACGCGGCGCTGCGCCTGACCGTGGCCGCCTCAGCCGTGGTCGGCGCGGTCGCCGAACGCGGCCTGACCCCGAGGTTGTGGCTGGTCGGCGGGGGCGGGGCCGATGTGGTGGGCGCGGAGCTGGTGCGCCCGGCCGCGGCCGCGCTGCGCGGACTGGCCAGGGTGCTGGCCTTCGAGCAGCCCGCGCTGCGGGCCAGCTGGGTGGACGTGGACGCCACCGCGGCGGTGGCCGAGTTGCTGGCCGAGTTGCTCGGCGGCGGCACCGAGGACGAGGTGGCCTGGCGCGGCGGGGTCCGGTACGCGGCCCGGCTGCGGCGGGCGAGCCTGCCCGAACCGGCCGAGGCGCCGGTGGTGCGCTCCGGCGGCGCGTACGTGGTCACCGGCGGACTCGGCGGGCTCGGCCTGGTGCTGGCCAGCTGGCTGGTGGAGCGGGGCGCGGGCAAGGTGGTGCTCAACGGCCGGTCCAACCCCGGCACCACCGCGCGGCAGATGATCACTGAGCTGCGCGCGGCCGGTGCGGTGATCGAGGTGGTCACCGGGGACATCGCCGAACCCGGGGTGGCCGAACGGCTGGTCGAGGTCGCCCAGAACGGCTCCAGCCTGCGCGGCGTGGTGCACGCGGCCGCGGTGCTGGACGACCGGGTGCTGGGCCGCCTGGACGCGGAGAACGTGCGCCGGGTGTGGCGGCCCAAGGCCTACGGCGCCTGGCGGTTGCACGAGGCCACCAGCGGGCTGCCGCTGGACTGGTGGCTCGGCTTCTCCTCCGCGGCCGCGCTGCTCGGCTCGCCCGGCCAGGCCGCCTACGCCGCGGCGAACGCCTACCTGGACGCGGTCACCGCCCGCCGCCGCGGCGAGGGCCAGCAGGCGGCCACCATCAACTGGGGCACCTGGGCCGAGGTCGGCCTGGCCGCGCAGCGCGAGGTCGGCGCGGTCGCCGCGATCACCCCGGACCAGGGCGTGGCCGCGCTGGAGGCGGTGCTGGCCTCCGGCCGCCCGGCCACCGGCGTGCTGCGCCTGGACGTGCGGGCACTGGCCGAGCTGTTCCCGGAGGCGGCCAGGACGCCGTTCTTCGCCGAGCTGGTCCCGGCCGCGCCGGTGGCCGAGGTCGAATGGCCCGGGGTGGACGCACTGTCCACAGTGGACTCAGCGGAGGCCCGCCGGATCGCGGCCGGGCAGCTGCGGGCCAGGGTGGCCGGGCTGATGGGCTTCGCCGCCGAGTCGCTGCCCGCGGAGTCGCCGCTGACCGGGCTCGGCCTGGACTCGCTGCTGGCGGTCCGGGTGAAGAACGCGGTGCAGCACGACTTCGGCCTCACCCTGCCCACCGCGCTGCTGCTGCGCGGTGCGAGCCTGGCCGAGCTGGAGACCTGGCTGTTCAGCGAACTTTCGCTGGGGGCACGGGAGTCCGGCCCCGCGCAGCCGGTCAGGGTGCCGCCGAGGGACGCGGCCGAACGGTTGGTCAGCGCGGTGTGGCAGGAGGTGCTGCGGCGGCCGGTCGGGGTGACCGAGACCTTCGAGTCCGCCGGTGGCACCCCGGTGCAGGCCGAGCGGATCGCCGGGCTGCTGGCCGAGCGCAGCGGCCGGGTGCTGCGGGTGGACGAGCTGTTCGCGGTGCCCACGGTGGAGGGCATGGCCCGCTGGGTGCGGGAGCGCGAGGTCGGCAGCGGCCAGTCGCCGCTGCGGGTGCTGCGCAGGGACGGCGGCCAGCCGCCGCTGTTCTTCTTCCACCCGGCCGGTGGCGACACCGCGGTCTACCGGCAGCTGGTCGACCTGCTCGACCCCGACCAGCCCGCCTACGGCCTGGACCGGGTGGACCACGTGCGCGAACTGCCGGAGAAGGCGGGCTGCTACCTGGACCACGTGCGCGCGGTGCAGCCCAGCGGCCCCTACCGGCTGGCTGGTTGGTCCCTCGGCGGGTTCCTGGCCTACGAGGTGGCCCAGCAGCTCACCGCGGCCGGCGCGGAGGTCGAGCTGGTGGCGATGATCGACTCGCTGAACCCGCTGCCGCTGCCGGCCGGCCTGGACGAGGTGCGGCTGGCCGAGCTGCGGTTCCGCCGCTTCGCCGATTTCCTGGAAGCCAGCTACGGCAGGCGGATCGAGCTGCCCTACGACGTGCTGGCCCGGCTGGACGACGAGGAGCAGATCGACCTGCTGATCGAGCAGATGACCGCGCACCAGCTGGTCAACGTGGAGGTGAGCACCGCGATCCTGCACCACCAGCGCACCTCGTTCCTGGACACCAGGGTCCTGGAGCGCTACCAGCCTTCGCGCTACGACGGCCGGGTGGTGCTCTACAGCGCCGCGGACAAGACCCCCGGTGGCCTGAAGGACCCGCGCTTCGACCGGGACGACGCCCCGCTGGGCTGGGACGAGTTCGCCCCGGCGCTGGAGGTGGTCCGGGTGCCCGGCCACCACCTCTCGGTGCTGGACCCGCCCAACGTCGAGGTGATCGGCGCGCACCTGAGGCAGCTGCTCCGCTCACTCAGCTCAGCCCCGAACCGCCAATAACGGCCAACACCCCGTCCCACAACGGCCAACACGCCGCAGGCTTCTCAAGCCCCGCGGCGTGTTGGCCGTTCTCGTACCGGGTGTTGGCCGTTGTGGTCAGACTTCCGGGTCGGACTCCACGACCCGCCAGCTGACCGAGCTGATGCCCGGTTCCAGGCTCAGGCGGCTGACCGCGGACTCCAGTTCGGTGCCCTGCTTGCCCTTGCCGGACAGCCGCGCGGTGACCTCCACCTTGCCGGAGGCGCCCAGGTCCTCGCTTTCCAGGCCCTGCAACACAAATCCGGCCGTGGTCACCGACTGCACGACCAGCGCGCGGATGTGCGCCTCCTCGGCGTCCCGGCAGACCGCCTTGAAGTCGTACAGGTAGCGCCGGTCGGTCTCGGACTGGGTGCGGTCGACCTTGCGGGCCAGCGAGCGCAGCACCACGTTGGCCAGCACGATCGCCGCCGCCCCCGCCGCGGCGTGCGGGAACAGCCCGGCGCCGGCCAGGCAGCCGACGCCCGCCGCGCCCCAGATGGTGGCCGCGGTGTTGATCCCGCGCAGGCTCACCCCATCCCGGATGATCACACCCGCGCCCAGGAAACCGATGCCGGAGACCACCTGGGCGGCGATCCTGGTCGGGCTGCCCTCGCCCGGGGTGAGCACGCTGAGCAGCACGAACAGCGCCGCCCCTGTGGCCACCAGCGCGTTGGTGCGCAGCCCGGCCATCCGGGCCCGCCACTGCCGCTCCAGCCCGATCACCGAGCCGAGCACCAGCGCCGAGCCCAGCCGGGCGGCGACCTCCCACCACAGCAACGTCATGACCGCTCTCCGTCCGCCAGCACCAGCTCCTGCGCCACCGCGTCGAAGTCGAACAGCTCGCCGTAGCGGCCCCAGTCCACCGCCACGGCGAGTTGCCGCATCGCCTCCTGTTGGGTGAACCCGCGGCGCAGCAGGTCGAGGAAGAAGGTCTGCCGCAGCCGTCCGGTGCGGCTGGTGCGCAGCGCGTGCGTGATCATCCCGATCAGCGGCGCGTGCGCCTCGGCCAGCTTGGCGAACTGCCGCTTGCTGGCCGGGATGTCCGCCTCGGCCCACACCTGCCCGTCCAGGGTCAGGTGCGCGCCCGCCCCGGCCACCTCGACCAGGCCGAGCATCCCGGCCGCGTCCACCAGCGGCATCAGGTCGTCGACCTCGAAGGACAGCTGCGCGGCCAGCTCGGGCAGCTCGGCCCGGCCGCCACTGCCCGCGACCAGCTCGACCAGGCCAGCCAGGCCGCCGACGGTGGCTTCGGGCAGCGGGCGCATCAGCGGGGTGCGCGGGTCCGGGACGGTGCGCCCCGCGGCGGAGCCGGTCAGGGCGGTGTAGATCTGGTCCACCACGGCCAGGAACCCCGCCCCGCGCCGATCCCTCGGCCTGGTCAGCGGCACCGTGATCTCCGCGGTGATCCGGCCGGGGTTCGCGCCCAGCACCAGCACCCGGTCGGCCAGCAGCACGGCCTCCTCGATGTTGTGCGTGACCACGCAGATCGCCCTGGTCGGGAACTTCGCGCTGCCCCACAGCGCCATCAGCTCGCCGCGCAGGTTCTCCGCGGTGAGCACGTCCAGCGCGGAGAACGGCTCGTCCATCAGCAGCGCGTCCGGTTCCAGCACCAGCGCGCGGGCGAAGCCGACCCGCTGCCGCATGCCGCCGGAGAGCTCCTTCGGGTAGGCCCCGGCGAAGCCGTCCAGACCGATCAGGTCGATCATCTCCTCGGCCCGCCGCCGCCGTTCCGCGGGCGCGACCCCGCGCGCCTGCAAGCCGAGCTCCACGTTCTCCCGCACGGTCAGCCAGGGCAGCAGCGCGAAGCTCTGGAACACCATGGCGGTGCCGGGGTTCGCCCCGCGCAGCGCCTGGCCGCGGTAGCTGACCCGGCCGCTGCTGGGCTCGACCAGCCCGGCGATGGTGCGCAGCAGCGTCGACTTGCCGGAGCCGGACTTGCCGAGCAGCGCGACCACCTCGCCCGCGCGCAGTTCCAGGTTGATGTCGGCCAGCACGGGCAGGCCGCTGAAGTTCTTGGAGACGTGCTCCAGTGCCACGATGGTCATGTCAGCACTCCGTTCTCAGAGGTGGTAGCGGCGCTGGGCGTGCGCCTGGAGCGGCCGCCAGCAGAGCCGGTTGAGGGCGACGACGTAGGCGCTCATGACCACCACGCCGATCAGGATGTGCGGCTGGTCGCCGCTCTCGGTGGCGGTCTTGATGTAGGCGCCCAGGCCGGTGGCGGTGAGCGTGTCGCCGCCGTAGGAGACGAACTCCGAGACGATCGAGGCGTTCCACGCGCCGCCGGCCGCGGTCAGCGCACCGGTCACCCAGGCCGGGAACACCGCGGGCAGGATCAGCCGCCGCCAGCGCAGCCAGCCGCGCAGCCGCAGGTCCGCGGCGGCCTCGCGCAGGTCGGCCGGGATCGCGCTGGCCCCGGCGATCACGTTGAACAGCACGTACCACTGCGCGCCCAGGCTCATCAGCAGGATGCCGCCCCAGTCCAGGGTGACGCCGGTGCCGATGAGCAGCGCGGTGACGAACGGGAACAGGAAGTTGGTCGGGAAGCTGGCCAGCACCTGCACCACCGGCTGGGCCAGCCGGGACACCCTCGGGTGCAGTCCGATCCACACCCCGACCGGCACCCACACCAGCGAGGACACCGCCACGATCAGCAGCACCCGGCCGAAGGTGACCAGGCCCAGCCAGGCGGCCTCGCCGACATCGGCCCAGCTCGCGGTGCCCGCGAGGTAGCCGACCGCGGACACCGTGCCCCAGCCCAGCAGCGCCAGCACCGCGACCAGCAGCGCCGCGTCGCCCAGCCCGCGACGGCCTGGCGAGGCCTGCCAGTGGTCCCTCGGCCTGCCGAAGACCCTGGCCGCCCGGTCCAGCCCCTCGCCGAGCGGGCGCAGCAGCGTGGCCAGGCGGCGGGGCAGGCTGGAGCGGCGCAGCAGGTCCAGCACCAGGCTGCGCGGCGCGGTGGCCGCCTCCGCCTCCTCGATCCGGAACCGCTCGGCCCAGGCCGTCAGCGGCCGCCAGAACAGCAGGTTCACCGCCAGCACCAGCAGCACCATGGCGCCGATGGCCAGCAGCAGCCGGTCGTCCTGGGCGCGTTCGGTGGCCGCGGCCACGTAGCTGCCGATGCCGGGCAGCGCGTAGCTCTGGTTGAGCACGCTGATCGCCTCGGCGGCCACCACGAAGAACCAGCCGCCGCCGAAGCTCATCATCCCGTTCCACAGCAGCGGGATCACCGTGCTCGGCGCGTCCAGCTTCCAGAACCGCTGCCACCGGGTCAGCCGCAGCATGGTCGCCGCTTCACCCAGTTCCCTCGGCTGCGCGCGCAATGCCTGGTACCAGGCGAAGGTCATGTTCCACGCCTGCGAGGTGAAGATGGCGAATACCGACGCGCATTCCACCCCGAGCGTGGAACCCGGGAAAAGCGCGATGAATCCGGTGACCGTGACGGAGAGGAAACCCAGGATCGGCACCGACTGGAGAATGTCCAGTGCGGGCAGGATGATCTTTTCCGCGCGCCGGGACCGGGCCGCCAGCGTGCCCACCGCCATGGTGAAGACCAGGGAGAGCGCGAACGCGGCGAACATGCGCAGCAGCGTGCGGCCCGCGTAGTAGGGCAGCACCGAGGGATCGGTGCTGATCTGGTCCAGGGAATGGTCCGCGGGCAGCGGCGCGATGGCACCCGCGCCGAGGCGGATGGCCAGGTAGAGCAGCAGGCCGACGCCCAGCGCGACGGCGGCGTCGGTCAGCACGGCGCGACGGCGTGCGGGCACGCCAAGGACAGCGAACATGACGGGATCCGAACTGTGCGAATGCCGGAAAAAGGGCAGCAGAAGTCACCGGCTACGCCAGCTCAGGGCGCACCGGGAAATGAGGAAAGAAAGGAGTCAGAGACGACTACTAGGAGGATCACCGAGAGTCATGGGCGATCACCTCCTAGTGCGCGAAATCAAGCAAACCTTCAGCAGGCTAGCAGCGATTCCGGATCAGCTCCAGCGTTGTTCGTCCCATGTGAACGGGATCCCATGTCCGGAGCCACTGCCCAGGTGCAGCGAAATTCCGGCAGGCCACAACCGGAGCAGCAGGTCGAAGCGGAACAAACCGCCCACCCGTTCCCTGGGCTCGTAGACCAGCAGCGCCAGCGGGCTCTCCTCGGTGGCGCGGGCGGCCGCGTCGGCCAGCACGGTGCGGCCCTGCGCGCGCTGCGCGGGCGAGACGTACTGCCAGACCACCGAGTGCCAGACCACGGTGAGCACGCCCGGCCGCGGCTGGGCCAGCTGCCGCCGCAGCCACTCCGGCCCGGCGGCGCGCTCCACCTTCACCGGGTCGTCCACGGCCAGCCGCATGGCCCGCTGCAACCGGCGCCAGCGGTCCAGCTGGTCCGGCCAGATGAAGGAGGACAGCTGCCGCTGCCCGTCCAAAGTGGACACGTCCACCGGGTTGAGGTCGCAGCCCGCGCGCTCCACCAGCGCCAGCGGCAGGTCCAGGTCGACCGGCGGCAGGCCGGTCCACTCCGGGTCGAGCTGCAGGCGGCTGCGCTTGTCACCGAGCACCCGGCCGTCGGCCAGCCGGTAGCCGACCCGGTGCGGGCGCAGGTTCAGCCCGCCGCTCGCGCCGATCTCCAGCAGCCGGACCGGATAGGGCTCGGCCCGGTCGACCGCGGCGGCGGCCCGGCTCGCGGCCACCAGCAGCCCGCCGTAGAGCGGGGCGGTGCGGCCGGGCTCATTGGTCTGCACGACCGTGGAGCGCACCAGCGCGCGCAGCTCGTCGGCGTGCTCGGCGAGCACCGGCTCGGCGTCCGACCAGAGCTTGCCCAGGTCGGTGGCGCCGCCGACGCTCGGGTAGTGCTTGGCCAGGCTGGGGGCCTTGCCCTCCAGCACCAGCCGATGCAGTGAGCCTGCGAAACGCAGACCGGGCACGGTTCCGCGGCGGTCCCGCTCGGATCCGGCCATCACCGACGCCGTGACGCCACCGGCGGCCAGGTCCTCGGCCGCGGCGGTCAACAGGGCGTGGTTGAGCGGACTCCGCTGGCGGCAACCACGGGCGGCATCCTGGAACAGCTCCACGAGCACAGAGGCGAGGCTAGTCCTTCAAGAACCCTGATCGGCAGTCCCCCCAAGGGTTTTCACCCGGCTGCGGAAAGCCGCGGGCAGGAAGCTCGGCACCCGCGGCCCCCCGGCGAAGGCATCGCTACCGAATGTCGACCGCCACCGCGTTGTACGGCGTGGTCGGCGTGGGCGGAGTGGTGAAGCGGGCGTTCGGCAGGTACAGCCGGTGACCGAACTGGGCCACCGTGGCGGGCACGTCGAACCGCGGATCGGTGATGGACCGGGTCAGCTTGCCGCTGCCGCCGTCCTCGGCCAGCCGGAACTGGGTCACCACGTTGAGCCGGTTCTGCACCACGAACAGCGTGCGGCCCAGCCGGAGCAGCCCGTCACCGTTGGTCAGCAGCGCGCCACCGAGGTCAACCGTCCTGGCCACGCCGGTGCGCGGGTCGACCCGGAACAGCTTGCCGGTGTTGGACTGCACGACCAGCAGCGCGTCCTCGTCCGGCGTGGTGACCAGGCCGTTGGCGTTGACCCCGGTGGCGCCCTGGACGAAGTCGCCGGTCAGCGGGATGGTGCTGAACTCACCGGCAGCGGGCAGCGAGCCGTTGCGGCCCAACGGCAGCCGGTAGAGCACCGGCTTGAACGAGTCGGTGAAGTAGGCGGCCGAGCGGGTGAGCACAACATCGTTGACGAAGCTGGTGCCCGGCTCGGCGAAGGCGTAACTGGCAAGGACCTTGCCCGTTCGGGTGTCCAGCACCCGCGCGTCCCCGCCGTTGCCGCCGGAGACGAACAGCCGCCCGCGCCCGTCCACCTTCAGCCCGAGCGACGGGGTGCCCGGCCCCTTGCTGAACACGCTGCCCCTGCCGGTGGCCAGGTCGACCTTGAAGATCGAACCGTCCACTCTGGACCCGAAGTAGGCGGAGGTCCCGCCGATGGCGATGCCCTCCGGCTGGAACCCGTTCGGCAGCGGGAACTCAGCGGGGAACGGCGCGGTCCCCGCCACCGCGGCCGGCGCCCCGGCCAGCGCGGCCACCAGCACCGCGGTCCCCGCCAGCAGTCTCCGAGCGCGCATCGCTGTTCCTCTCCCAAGCCGTGGTGAACCTGACCCAGCGACCCTGTCGGACCCAGCTGATGACTTGCTGAAGATGTTGGTGGCAGACGGGTTCAGCGGTTCATGGTGCGTGGCCCGTTGCGCGGAACCACACCCCGCCGGATGGAGTCCTCGTGGGTGAGCCGCACCCACTCCTTCACGTGCGGGCGGCTGAGCAGGAAGAGCACCGCGCCGCAGACCGCGAGCATCAGGAAGGTGCCCAGCGCGGGCAGCAGCCCGACCGAGACGCCGCGCATCAGCGAGCGGACCAGGCCGATCGAGCAGATCACGATCGGCAGGCCGGTGGCCATCTGCGACTGCTGGAGGTTGGGGAAGTCCTTGTGCGCGAGGGAGAGCGCGCCGATCAGGTTGAGCAGGCCGGGACCGGCCACGATGACCGAGATCGGGATCATCACGATCAGGCTGCCCTCGCCGCCGATGCTCATGGCCAGGATGACGGTGCCGAAGGCCAGCATGCCGACGGCCAGCAGGTAGTTGAGCACGATCGCGACGGAGACCTCGCTGGGCCGGTTCGCCTGACCGGGGAGCACCTGCTTGCCGGGGCCGGGGTGCGGCGGGCCGGGCTGGTAACCGGGGTGCTGCT from Crossiella sp. CA-258035 harbors:
- a CDS encoding DUF2332 domain-containing protein, translated to MLVELFQDAARGCRQRSPLNHALLTAAAEDLAAGGVTASVMAGSERDRRGTVPGLRFAGSLHRLVLEGKAPSLAKHYPSVGGATDLGKLWSDAEPVLAEHADELRALVRSTVVQTNEPGRTAPLYGGLLVAASRAAAAVDRAEPYPVRLLEIGASGGLNLRPHRVGYRLADGRVLGDKRSRLQLDPEWTGLPPVDLDLPLALVERAGCDLNPVDVSTLDGQRQLSSFIWPDQLDRWRRLQRAMRLAVDDPVKVERAAGPEWLRRQLAQPRPGVLTVVWHSVVWQYVSPAQRAQGRTVLADAAARATEESPLALLVYEPRERVGGLFRFDLLLRLWPAGISLHLGSGSGHGIPFTWDEQRWS
- a CDS encoding ABC transporter permease subunit, whose product is MFAVLGVPARRRAVLTDAAVALGVGLLLYLAIRLGAGAIAPLPADHSLDQISTDPSVLPYYAGRTLLRMFAAFALSLVFTMAVGTLAARSRRAEKIILPALDILQSVPILGFLSVTVTGFIALFPGSTLGVECASVFAIFTSQAWNMTFAWYQALRAQPRELGEAATMLRLTRWQRFWKLDAPSTVIPLLWNGMMSFGGGWFFVVAAEAISVLNQSYALPGIGSYVAAATERAQDDRLLLAIGAMVLLVLAVNLLFWRPLTAWAERFRIEEAEAATAPRSLVLDLLRRSSLPRRLATLLRPLGEGLDRAARVFGRPRDHWQASPGRRGLGDAALLVAVLALLGWGTVSAVGYLAGTASWADVGEAAWLGLVTFGRVLLIVAVSSLVWVPVGVWIGLHPRVSRLAQPVVQVLASFPTNFLFPFVTALLIGTGVTLDWGGILLMSLGAQWYVLFNVIAGASAIPADLREAAADLRLRGWLRWRRLILPAVFPAWVTGALTAAGGAWNASIVSEFVSYGGDTLTATGLGAYIKTATESGDQPHILIGVVVMSAYVVALNRLCWRPLQAHAQRRYHL
- a CDS encoding superoxide dismutase, with protein sequence MRARRLLAGTAVLVAALAGAPAAVAGTAPFPAEFPLPNGFQPEGIAIGGTSAYFGSRVDGSIFKVDLATGRGSVFSKGPGTPSLGLKVDGRGRLFVSGGNGGDARVLDTRTGKVLASYAFAEPGTSFVNDVVLTRSAAYFTDSFKPVLYRLPLGRNGSLPAAGEFSTIPLTGDFVQGATGVNANGLVTTPDEDALLVVQSNTGKLFRVDPRTGVARTVDLGGALLTNGDGLLRLGRTLFVVQNRLNVVTQFRLAEDGGSGKLTRSITDPRFDVPATVAQFGHRLYLPNARFTTPPTPTTPYNAVAVDIR